The Pseudomonas sp. DG56-2 genome contains a region encoding:
- the carA gene encoding glutamine-hydrolyzing carbamoyl-phosphate synthase small subunit, giving the protein MTKPAILALADGSIFRGEAIGADGQTVGEVVFNTAMTGYQEILTDPSYSQQIVTLTYPHIGNTGTTPEDAESDRVWSAGLVIRDLPLIASNWRNTLSLSDYLKANNVVAIAGIDTRRLTRILREKGAQNGCILAGDNITEEAAIAAARGFPGLKGMDLAKVVSTKSSYEWRSSVWELKTDSHATIEAADLPYHVVAYDYGVKLNILRMLVARGCRLTVVPAQTPASEVLALNPDGVFLSNGPGDPEPCDYAIQAIKEILETEIPVFGICLGHQLLALASGAKTVKMGHGHHGANHPVQDLDTGVVMITSQNHGFAVDEATLPANVRPIHKSLFDGTLQGIERTDKSAFSFQGHPEASPGPTDVAPLFDRFIDAMAKRR; this is encoded by the coding sequence TGTTTAACACCGCAATGACCGGCTATCAGGAAATCCTGACTGACCCTTCGTATTCCCAACAGATCGTTACCCTGACCTATCCGCATATCGGTAATACCGGCACCACGCCGGAAGATGCCGAGTCCGATCGGGTCTGGTCGGCTGGCCTGGTCATTCGTGACTTGCCGCTGATCGCCAGCAACTGGCGTAACACCCTGTCGCTGTCCGACTACCTCAAGGCCAACAATGTGGTGGCCATTGCCGGTATCGACACGCGTCGCCTGACCCGCATCCTGCGTGAGAAGGGCGCGCAGAATGGATGCATTCTGGCCGGCGACAACATCACTGAAGAGGCAGCGATCGCGGCTGCTCGTGGCTTCCCGGGCCTCAAGGGCATGGACCTGGCCAAAGTTGTCAGCACCAAGTCCAGCTACGAATGGCGCTCCAGCGTCTGGGAACTGAAAACCGACAGCCACGCGACCATCGAAGCTGCCGACCTGCCTTACCACGTGGTCGCCTACGACTACGGCGTCAAGCTGAACATCCTGCGCATGCTGGTCGCTCGCGGTTGCCGCCTTACCGTTGTGCCGGCGCAAACCCCGGCCAGCGAAGTATTGGCGCTCAACCCGGATGGCGTGTTCCTGTCCAACGGCCCTGGTGATCCGGAGCCATGCGACTACGCCATCCAGGCGATCAAAGAAATTCTGGAAACCGAGATCCCGGTTTTCGGTATCTGCCTGGGCCACCAACTGCTGGCGCTGGCTTCCGGCGCCAAGACCGTCAAGATGGGCCACGGTCACCACGGTGCCAACCACCCAGTCCAGGATCTGGACACCGGTGTGGTCATGATCACCAGCCAGAACCACGGTTTTGCCGTCGACGAAGCAACCCTGCCGGCCAACGTTCGCCCAATTCACAAGTCGCTGTTCGACGGTACCCTGCAAGGTATCGAGCGCACCGACAAGAGCGCGTTCAGCTTCCAGGGTCACCCTGAGGCAAGCCCAGGCCCGACCGACGTCGCGCCATTGTTCGACCGTTTCATCGATGCCATGGCCAAGCGCCGCTGA
- the carB gene encoding carbamoyl-phosphate synthase large subunit, with protein MPKRTDIKSILILGAGPIVIGQACEFDYSGAQACKALREEGYRVILVNSNPATIMTDPAMADATYIEPIKWQTVAKIIEKERPDALLPTMGGQTALNCALDLEREGVLEKFGVEMIGANADTIDKAEDRSRFDKAMKAIGLECPRSGIAHSMEEANAVLEKLGFPCIIRPSFTMGGTGGGIAYNREEFEEICARGLDLSPTKELLIDESLIGWKEYEMEVVRDKKDNCIIVCSIENFDPMGVHTGDSITVAPAQTLTDKEYQIMRNASLAVLREIGVETGGSNVQFGICPNTGRMVVIEMNPRVSRSSALASKATGFPIAKIAAKLAIGYTLDELQNDITGGRTPASFEPSIDYVVTKLPRFAFEKFPKADARLTTQMKSVGEVMAIGRTFQESLQKALRGLEVGVCGLDPKVDLASPEAASILKRELTVPGAERIWYVADAMRSGMTVDEIFDLTMIDRWFLVQMEDLIKEEEKVKTLALSAIDKDLMLRLKRKGFSDQRLAKLLGITDKNLRRHRHKLEVFPVYKRVDTCAAEFATDTAYLYSTYEEECEANPSTRDKIMILGGGPNRIGQGIEFDYCCVHAALALREDGYETIMVNCNPETVSTDYDTSDRLYFEPLTLEDVLEVVRVEKPKGVIVHYGGQTPLKLARALEEAGVPIIGTSPDAIDRAEDRERFQQMVQRLNLLQPPNATVRSEDEAIRAAGVIGYPLVVRPSYVLGGRAMEIVYELDELKRYLREAVQVSNDSPVLLDHFLNCAIEMDVDAVCDGTDVVIGAIMQHIEQAGVHSGDSACSLPPYSLPAHVQDEVREQVKKMALELGVVGLMNVQLALQGDKIYVIEVNPRASRTVPFVSKCIGTSLAMIAARVMAGKSLKEIGFTKEIIPNFYSVKEAVFPFAKFPGVDPILGPEMKSTGEVMGVGDSFGEAFAKAQMGASEVLPTGGTAFISVRDDDKPQVAGVARDLIALGFEVVATVGTAKLIEAAGLKVRRVNKVTEGRPHVVDMIKNDEVSLIINTTEGRQSIADSYSIRRNALQHKIYCTTTIAAGEAICEALKFGPEKTVRRLQDLHAGLKA; from the coding sequence ATGCCAAAACGTACAGACATTAAAAGCATCCTGATTCTCGGCGCTGGCCCGATCGTTATCGGCCAGGCCTGTGAATTCGACTACTCCGGCGCCCAGGCTTGCAAAGCCCTGCGCGAAGAGGGTTACCGCGTCATCCTGGTGAACTCCAACCCGGCCACCATCATGACCGACCCGGCCATGGCCGACGCTACCTATATCGAGCCGATCAAGTGGCAGACCGTTGCCAAGATCATCGAGAAAGAGCGTCCAGACGCGCTGCTGCCGACCATGGGTGGCCAGACGGCCTTGAACTGCGCACTGGATCTGGAGCGCGAAGGCGTTCTGGAAAAGTTCGGCGTGGAAATGATCGGTGCCAATGCTGACACCATCGACAAGGCCGAAGACCGCTCGCGTTTCGACAAGGCGATGAAGGCTATCGGCCTTGAGTGCCCGCGCTCCGGTATCGCCCACAGCATGGAAGAAGCCAACGCAGTGCTCGAGAAGCTCGGCTTCCCGTGCATCATCCGTCCGTCCTTTACCATGGGCGGCACGGGTGGCGGTATTGCTTACAACCGTGAAGAGTTCGAAGAAATCTGTGCCCGTGGTCTGGACCTGTCGCCGACCAAGGAACTGCTGATCGACGAGTCGCTGATCGGCTGGAAAGAGTACGAGATGGAAGTGGTCCGCGACAAAAAGGACAACTGCATCATCGTCTGCTCCATCGAGAACTTCGACCCGATGGGCGTGCACACCGGTGACTCGATCACCGTCGCTCCAGCACAGACCCTGACCGACAAGGAATACCAGATCATGCGCAACGCCTCGCTGGCGGTGCTGCGTGAGATCGGCGTTGAAACCGGTGGTTCCAACGTTCAGTTCGGCATCTGTCCGAATACCGGTCGTATGGTCGTGATCGAGATGAACCCGCGGGTATCGCGTTCTTCGGCCCTGGCGTCGAAAGCCACCGGTTTCCCGATCGCCAAGATCGCTGCCAAGCTGGCCATTGGTTACACCTTGGATGAGCTGCAGAACGACATCACTGGCGGTCGTACCCCAGCGTCTTTCGAGCCGTCCATCGACTACGTCGTGACCAAGCTGCCGCGTTTCGCCTTCGAAAAATTCCCGAAAGCTGATGCCCGCCTGACCACCCAGATGAAATCCGTGGGTGAAGTCATGGCGATTGGTCGCACCTTCCAGGAATCTCTGCAGAAAGCACTGCGCGGTCTGGAAGTCGGTGTATGTGGCCTGGATCCGAAAGTCGATCTGGCTTCGCCGGAAGCTGCAAGCATTCTCAAACGCGAGCTCACCGTTCCAGGCGCCGAGCGTATCTGGTACGTGGCTGACGCCATGCGTTCGGGTATGACTGTCGACGAAATCTTCGACCTGACCATGATCGACCGCTGGTTCCTGGTACAGATGGAAGACCTGATCAAGGAAGAAGAGAAGGTCAAGACCCTGGCGCTGTCGGCTATCGACAAAGACCTGATGCTGCGCCTCAAGCGCAAAGGCTTCTCCGATCAGCGTCTGGCCAAGCTGCTGGGCATTACCGACAAGAACCTGCGTCGTCACCGCCACAAGCTTGAAGTGTTCCCGGTCTACAAGCGCGTTGACACCTGCGCCGCCGAGTTCGCAACTGATACCGCCTACCTGTACTCGACCTATGAGGAAGAGTGCGAAGCCAATCCGTCGACCCGTGACAAGATCATGATCCTCGGTGGCGGCCCTAACCGTATCGGTCAGGGTATCGAGTTCGACTACTGCTGCGTACACGCGGCATTGGCTCTGCGTGAAGACGGGTACGAGACCATCATGGTCAACTGCAACCCGGAAACCGTCTCCACCGACTACGACACCTCCGACCGTCTGTACTTCGAACCGCTGACGCTGGAAGACGTGCTGGAAGTGGTACGGGTCGAGAAGCCGAAAGGTGTGATCGTCCACTACGGTGGCCAGACCCCGCTGAAACTCGCTCGCGCCCTGGAAGAAGCCGGCGTACCGATCATCGGTACCAGCCCTGATGCCATCGACCGCGCTGAAGACCGTGAGCGTTTCCAGCAGATGGTTCAGCGCCTGAACCTGCTGCAGCCGCCAAACGCCACCGTGCGCAGCGAAGACGAAGCCATTCGTGCTGCCGGTGTGATCGGTTACCCGCTGGTGGTACGTCCTTCCTACGTGCTGGGCGGTCGCGCCATGGAGATCGTCTACGAACTGGACGAGCTCAAGCGCTACCTGCGTGAAGCGGTGCAAGTGTCCAACGACAGTCCGGTACTGCTTGACCACTTCCTCAACTGCGCCATCGAGATGGACGTGGATGCGGTCTGCGACGGTACTGACGTGGTTATCGGCGCGATCATGCAGCACATCGAACAGGCGGGTGTTCACTCCGGTGACTCGGCGTGCTCGCTGCCGCCTTACTCGCTGCCAGCCCATGTTCAGGACGAAGTCCGTGAACAGGTCAAGAAAATGGCCCTGGAGTTGGGCGTTGTCGGCCTGATGAACGTCCAGCTGGCCCTGCAGGGTGACAAGATCTACGTGATCGAGGTCAACCCGCGTGCTTCGCGTACCGTGCCATTCGTTTCCAAGTGCATCGGTACGTCCCTGGCGATGATCGCTGCGCGCGTAATGGCTGGCAAATCGCTCAAGGAAATCGGCTTCACCAAGGAAATCATTCCTAACTTCTACAGCGTCAAGGAAGCGGTGTTCCCGTTCGCCAAATTCCCGGGTGTTGACCCGATCCTCGGCCCAGAGATGAAATCCACGGGTGAAGTCATGGGTGTGGGCGATAGCTTCGGTGAAGCCTTTGCCAAAGCCCAGATGGGTGCCAGTGAAGTGCTGCCGACCGGCGGTACTGCGTTCATCAGCGTGCGTGACGACGACAAGCCACAGGTGGCCGGTGTCGCTCGTGACCTGATCGCCCTGGGCTTCGAGGTGGTTGCCACTGTCGGCACTGCCAAGCTGATCGAAGCGGCTGGCTTGAAAGTGCGCCGCGTGAACAAAGTGACTGAAGGTCGTCCGCACGTGGTCGACATGATCAAGAACGACGAAGTGTCGCTGATCATCAACACCACCGAAGGTCGTCAGTCGATCGCTGACTCCTACTCAATTCGTCGCAATGCGTTGCAGCACAAGATCTACTGCACCACCACCATTGCGGCCGGTGAAGCTATCTGCGAAGCGTTGAAGTTCGGTCCGGAAAAGACCGTTCGCCGCTTGCAGGATCTCCATGCAGGACTCAAGGCATGA
- the greA gene encoding transcription elongation factor GreA has translation MTKYPMTVQGFKALEEEHAFLSKVERPRLSQAIGEARELGDLKENAEYHAAREEQGMVEARIRDIEGRLQNSVVIDVTTIAHTGKVIFGTTVEIANVETDESVKYKIVGEDEADIKAGKLSVGSPIARALMGKEEGDVVAVKTPSGLVEYEIVEVAHI, from the coding sequence ATGACTAAATACCCAATGACCGTCCAGGGCTTCAAGGCCCTGGAAGAGGAGCACGCCTTTCTGAGCAAGGTCGAGCGTCCACGCTTGAGCCAGGCTATCGGTGAGGCGCGCGAGCTTGGTGACCTCAAGGAAAACGCCGAATACCACGCTGCTCGTGAAGAGCAGGGCATGGTCGAGGCGCGTATCCGTGACATCGAAGGTCGTCTGCAGAACTCGGTGGTGATTGACGTCACCACCATCGCTCATACCGGCAAGGTGATCTTCGGTACTACCGTTGAAATCGCCAATGTCGAGACTGACGAGAGCGTGAAGTACAAGATCGTTGGCGAAGATGAAGCTGATATCAAGGCCGGCAAATTGTCGGTCGGCTCGCCCATTGCCCGCGCCTTGATGGGTAAGGAAGAGGGTGACGTGGTAGCGGTTAAAACGCCTAGCGGTCTGGTTGAGTACGAGATTGTCGAAGTCGCACATATCTGA
- a CDS encoding MFS transporter yields the protein MSKSHISDRRRGFAAATVIWQLTQVFWVGGLWMLHFGLLPALGKIGLAPLLIEDIGSLMASLLVAFAAFCAGVQSVVLVQAQGLSSIWRDVRGQLLLMAMLACVAYFAVRVGLPQELRWQLFCYLVLGLTGLLLVMQPVPGRARQARH from the coding sequence TTGTCGAAGTCGCACATATCTGATCGTCGCCGCGGCTTTGCCGCGGCCACGGTAATCTGGCAACTGACTCAGGTGTTCTGGGTCGGTGGCCTGTGGATGTTGCATTTCGGTCTGCTGCCGGCGTTGGGCAAGATAGGCCTGGCGCCATTGCTGATCGAAGATATCGGCAGCCTGATGGCATCACTACTGGTGGCGTTTGCGGCGTTTTGCGCGGGCGTACAAAGTGTGGTGCTGGTTCAGGCGCAGGGCTTGTCCAGTATTTGGCGGGACGTGCGTGGTCAGCTACTGCTAATGGCGATGCTGGCGTGTGTGGCGTATTTCGCCGTGCGCGTGGGATTGCCTCAGGAACTGCGCTGGCAATTGTTCTGCTATCTGGTGCTGGGCTTGACCGGCTTGTTGCTGGTCATGCAGCCCGTGCCGGGCAGGGCGCGCCAGGCGCGCCACTGA
- the yhbY gene encoding ribosome assembly RNA-binding protein YhbY yields MPLNNEQKKQYKSIGHDLKPVLIVAGNGLTEGVIAELERALADHELIKVEIRSEDREERAAAIAALCKAGRAELVQTIGKKALIYRRNPQPNKQLSNIHRYK; encoded by the coding sequence ATGCCGCTCAATAACGAGCAGAAGAAACAGTACAAATCCATTGGCCACGATCTGAAACCAGTTCTGATTGTGGCAGGCAATGGGCTGACTGAGGGCGTTATCGCCGAACTCGAACGCGCTCTGGCTGATCACGAGTTGATCAAGGTAGAGATTCGCTCGGAAGATCGTGAAGAACGTGCTGCCGCAATCGCTGCACTGTGCAAGGCCGGTCGCGCCGAACTGGTACAGACCATCGGCAAAAAAGCGCTGATCTACCGCCGCAACCCACAGCCAAACAAGCAGCTTTCGAACATCCATCGCTACAAGTGA
- the rlmE gene encoding 23S rRNA (uridine(2552)-2'-O)-methyltransferase RlmE — protein MARSKTSLGWLKEHFNDPYVKKAQKDGYRSRASYKLLEIQEKYRIIRPGMSVVDLGAAPGGWSQVTSRLIGGQGRLIASDILEMDSIPDVTFVQGDFTQDEVLAQILEAVGNSHVDLVISDMAPNMSGTPAVDIPKAMFLCELALDLATRVLKPGGDFLIKIFQGEGFDVYLKDARQKFDKVQMLKPDSSRDRSREQYLLARGYKGE, from the coding sequence GTGGCGCGTTCCAAGACAAGCCTTGGCTGGCTAAAAGAACACTTCAACGATCCTTACGTCAAAAAGGCGCAAAAGGACGGATATCGCTCGCGTGCGAGCTATAAATTGCTGGAAATTCAGGAAAAGTACCGGATTATCCGCCCAGGTATGAGCGTAGTCGACTTGGGTGCAGCCCCAGGTGGCTGGTCTCAGGTCACCAGTCGTCTGATTGGTGGTCAGGGCCGGTTGATTGCATCGGACATCCTGGAAATGGACAGCATTCCGGATGTGACCTTTGTTCAGGGTGACTTCACGCAGGATGAAGTGCTGGCTCAGATTCTCGAGGCGGTAGGTAATTCACATGTGGACCTTGTGATTTCCGATATGGCCCCCAATATGAGTGGTACGCCTGCTGTGGATATTCCCAAGGCCATGTTTCTCTGCGAACTGGCCCTTGATCTGGCGACCCGGGTACTCAAGCCGGGTGGCGATTTTCTGATCAAGATCTTCCAGGGCGAAGGTTTCGACGTTTATCTGAAGGACGCTCGTCAGAAATTCGACAAGGTCCAGATGCTTAAACCTGATTCATCGCGTGATCGCTCCCGTGAGCAGTACTTGCTGGCGCGGGGCTATAAAGGCGAGTAA
- the ftsH gene encoding ATP-dependent zinc metalloprotease FtsH produces MAKNLILWLIIAAVLVTVMNNFSSPNEPQTLNYSDFIQQVKDGKVERVAVDGYVITGKRTDGDSFKTIRPAIQDNGLIGDLVDNHVVVEGKQPEQQSIWTQLLVASFPILVIIAVFMFFMRQMQGGAGGKGGPMSFGKSKARLLSEDQVKTTLADVAGCDEAKEEVGELVEFLRDPGKFQRLGGRIPRGVLMVGPPGTGKTLLAKAIAGEAKVPFFTISGSDFVEMFVGVGASRVRDMFEQAKKHAPCIIFIDEIDAVGRHRGAGMGGGHDEREQTLNQLLVEMDGFEMNDGIIVIAATNRPDVLDPALLRPGRFDRQVVVGLPDIRGREQILKVHMRKVPVGENVNPAVIARGTPGFSGADLANLVNEASLFAARGGKRVVEMKEFELAKDKIMMGAERKTMVMSEKEKRNTAYHEAGHAIVGRVVPEHDPVYKVSIIPRGRALGVTMFLPEEDRYSLSKRALISQICSLYGGRIAEEMTLGFDGVTTGASNDIMRASQIARNMVTKWGLSEKLGPLMYAEEEGEVFLGRSAGSQHASVSGETAKLIDSEVRSIIDQCYATAKQILTDNRDKLDAMADALMKYETIDAEQIDDIMAGRTPREPRDWEGGSGTSGTPAQQGDRPESPIGGPAAQI; encoded by the coding sequence ATGGCAAAGAACTTGATCCTGTGGTTGATCATCGCAGCCGTCCTGGTGACGGTGATGAACAACTTCTCCAGCCCGAATGAGCCGCAGACCCTCAACTATTCCGACTTCATTCAGCAGGTCAAGGATGGCAAGGTCGAGCGCGTTGCGGTCGATGGCTATGTCATCACCGGCAAGCGAACCGATGGCGACAGCTTCAAGACCATCCGTCCGGCAATTCAGGACAATGGCCTGATCGGTGACCTGGTCGACAATCACGTTGTGGTCGAAGGCAAGCAGCCTGAGCAGCAGTCCATCTGGACGCAACTGCTGGTGGCAAGCTTCCCGATCCTGGTGATCATTGCTGTATTCATGTTTTTCATGCGCCAGATGCAAGGTGGTGCAGGTGGCAAGGGCGGGCCGATGAGTTTCGGCAAGAGCAAGGCGCGCCTGTTGTCGGAAGATCAGGTCAAGACCACCCTGGCCGATGTCGCAGGTTGCGATGAAGCCAAGGAAGAAGTCGGTGAGCTGGTCGAGTTCCTGCGCGATCCGGGCAAGTTCCAGCGCCTGGGTGGCCGTATTCCCCGTGGCGTGTTGATGGTCGGTCCTCCGGGTACCGGTAAAACCTTGCTGGCCAAGGCAATTGCCGGCGAAGCCAAGGTGCCGTTCTTCACCATCTCCGGTTCGGACTTCGTCGAAATGTTCGTTGGTGTGGGTGCCAGCCGTGTTCGCGACATGTTCGAACAGGCCAAGAAACACGCCCCTTGCATTATCTTCATCGACGAGATCGATGCTGTTGGTCGTCACCGTGGCGCCGGCATGGGTGGTGGTCACGATGAGCGCGAGCAGACGCTCAACCAGTTGCTGGTTGAGATGGACGGCTTCGAAATGAACGACGGTATTATCGTCATCGCTGCCACCAACCGTCCTGACGTACTCGACCCGGCACTGCTGCGTCCTGGTCGTTTTGACCGCCAGGTTGTGGTCGGACTGCCGGATATCCGCGGTCGTGAGCAAATCCTCAAAGTACATATGCGCAAAGTGCCGGTCGGCGAGAACGTCAATCCAGCTGTGATTGCGCGTGGTACGCCTGGCTTCTCCGGCGCCGACCTGGCCAACCTGGTCAACGAGGCGTCGCTGTTCGCTGCGCGTGGTGGCAAGCGCGTCGTCGAAATGAAAGAGTTCGAACTGGCCAAAGACAAGATCATGATGGGCGCTGAGCGCAAGACCATGGTCATGTCCGAGAAAGAGAAGCGTAATACCGCCTATCACGAAGCAGGTCATGCCATTGTCGGTCGTGTCGTGCCTGAGCATGATCCGGTCTACAAGGTGTCGATCATTCCTCGTGGCCGTGCCTTGGGCGTTACCATGTTCCTGCCTGAGGAAGACCGTTACAGCCTGTCCAAGCGCGCGTTGATCAGTCAGATCTGCTCGTTGTATGGCGGCCGTATCGCCGAGGAAATGACACTTGGTTTCGACGGTGTAACCACCGGTGCCTCCAACGACATCATGCGCGCCAGCCAGATAGCGCGGAACATGGTCACCAAATGGGGCCTTTCCGAGAAACTGGGTCCGCTGATGTACGCCGAGGAAGAAGGCGAGGTGTTCCTGGGTCGCAGTGCCGGCTCCCAGCACGCCAGCGTTTCCGGCGAAACGGCCAAGCTGATTGACTCCGAGGTGCGCAGCATCATCGATCAGTGCTACGCCACCGCCAAGCAGATCCTCACCGATAACCGTGACAAGCTCGACGCCATGGCGGACGCCTTGATGAAGTACGAAACCATCGATGCCGAACAGATCGACGACATCATGGCCGGTCGTACCCCGCGTGAGCCGCGAGATTGGGAAGGTGGGTCAGGCACTTCGGGCACCCCTGCGCAACAGGGTGATCGTCCGGAATCGCCGATCGGCGGCCCAGCGGCACAAATCTAA
- the folP gene encoding dihydropteroate synthase, whose amino-acid sequence MTSQQYPTRLPCGNRVLDLSRTHVMGILNITPDSFSDGGRFNQRDAALRHAQAMVAAGATLIDIGGESTRPGARAVSALEELERVAPMVEAINRELDVIISVDTSTPAVIRESARLGAGLINDVRSLSRDGALDAAAATGLPVCLMHMRGEPGDMQDNPHYQDVTAEVASYLEQRMAACAAVGIEADKIILDPGFGFAKTLAHNLSLFKHMEALYRLGRPLLVGVSRKSMIGQTLDRPVEQRLYGSLALAALAMTKGASILRVHDVAETADVVRMIAAVQAAE is encoded by the coding sequence ATGACCTCACAGCAGTACCCAACCCGGTTGCCTTGCGGCAACCGGGTTCTTGATTTGTCCCGTACCCATGTCATGGGTATTCTCAATATCACGCCTGATTCCTTTTCCGACGGTGGCCGCTTCAACCAGCGGGATGCAGCCTTGCGCCATGCTCAAGCAATGGTCGCTGCCGGTGCCACCCTGATCGATATCGGTGGCGAATCCACTCGACCTGGCGCCCGTGCGGTTTCTGCGCTTGAAGAGCTCGAGCGGGTCGCGCCCATGGTCGAAGCGATCAATCGCGAGTTGGATGTCATTATCTCGGTCGATACCTCGACGCCCGCGGTCATTCGCGAGTCGGCCAGACTCGGTGCCGGATTGATCAATGACGTGCGCTCACTCAGTCGCGATGGTGCCCTCGATGCGGCTGCGGCAACCGGCTTGCCGGTTTGCCTCATGCACATGCGGGGCGAACCCGGCGATATGCAGGACAATCCGCATTACCAGGATGTCACCGCTGAAGTAGCGAGCTATCTTGAACAAAGGATGGCGGCCTGCGCGGCGGTGGGTATCGAGGCCGACAAGATCATCCTCGATCCCGGCTTTGGCTTTGCCAAGACGCTTGCGCACAACCTCAGCCTGTTCAAGCACATGGAAGCCCTCTATCGCCTGGGGCGGCCATTGCTGGTTGGTGTATCGCGCAAGAGTATGATCGGGCAGACCCTCGATCGTCCGGTCGAACAGCGGCTTTACGGCAGCCTTGCTCTGGCTGCGCTGGCGATGACCAAGGGTGCAAGCATCCTGCGTGTTCATGATGTCGCCGAAACCGCAGATGTAGTGCGAATGATTGCAGCGGTGCAAGCCGCAGAATAA
- the glmM gene encoding phosphoglucosamine mutase, whose amino-acid sequence MSKKYFGTDGIRGRVGEYPITPDFMLKLGWAAGMAFRKQGACRVLVGKDTRISGYMFESALEAGLSAAGADVMLLGPMPTPAIAYLTRTFHAEAGIVISASHNPHDDNGIKFFSGQGTKLPDDIELMIEELLDQPMTVVESSKLGKVSRINDAAGRYIEFCKSSVPTSTDFAGLKLVVDCAHGATYKVAPSVFRELGANVTVLSAQPDGLNINENCGSTHIESLQAAVLVGHADLGIAFDGDGDRVLMVDHTGAIVDGDELLYIIARDLHERDKLKGGVVGTLMSNLGLELALKDLDIPFVRAKVGDRYVMAELLEREWVLGGENSGHVVCFSHTTTGDAIIAALQVLMALRRRGETLAQARQSLRKCPQVLINVRFGASKVDPLEHPAVKEASARVTEEMGGRGRVLLRKSGTEPLVRVMVEGDDENQVRAHAEALAKLVSEVCV is encoded by the coding sequence ATGAGCAAAAAATACTTTGGGACCGACGGTATTCGTGGTCGCGTTGGTGAGTACCCGATCACCCCGGATTTCATGCTCAAGCTCGGTTGGGCGGCAGGCATGGCCTTTCGCAAGCAGGGTGCTTGCCGGGTGCTGGTTGGCAAGGACACGCGTATTTCCGGCTACATGTTTGAATCTGCCCTGGAAGCCGGTTTGTCTGCCGCCGGTGCAGACGTCATGCTCCTCGGGCCGATGCCAACGCCGGCTATTGCCTACCTGACCCGCACATTCCATGCTGAAGCAGGCATCGTTATCAGTGCCTCGCACAATCCTCATGACGATAACGGCATCAAATTTTTCTCCGGGCAGGGTACCAAGCTGCCGGACGATATCGAGCTGATGATCGAAGAGTTGCTCGATCAGCCGATGACCGTGGTCGAGTCGAGCAAGCTGGGCAAGGTTTCACGAATCAACGACGCTGCCGGGCGCTATATCGAATTCTGCAAGAGCAGCGTGCCGACCAGCACCGATTTCGCCGGACTCAAGCTGGTTGTCGACTGTGCTCATGGCGCTACCTACAAGGTTGCCCCAAGCGTGTTTCGTGAGCTTGGCGCCAATGTCACCGTGCTGTCGGCGCAGCCGGACGGCCTGAACATCAATGAGAACTGTGGATCGACCCATATCGAGTCGCTGCAGGCGGCTGTGTTGGTGGGGCATGCAGACCTGGGCATTGCCTTCGACGGTGATGGTGACCGGGTACTGATGGTCGATCACACCGGGGCCATTGTCGACGGCGACGAGCTGTTGTACATCATTGCTCGCGATCTGCATGAGCGCGACAAGCTCAAAGGCGGGGTGGTTGGCACCCTGATGAGTAACCTGGGTCTGGAGCTTGCGCTCAAGGATCTGGATATTCCGTTCGTGCGTGCCAAGGTTGGCGACCGTTACGTGATGGCCGAGCTGCTGGAGCGTGAATGGGTTCTCGGCGGCGAAAACTCGGGGCACGTCGTATGTTTCAGTCACACCACTACAGGTGATGCGATCATTGCAGCGTTGCAGGTGTTGATGGCCCTCAGGCGCCGCGGTGAGACCCTCGCACAGGCCCGCCAGTCGCTGCGCAAATGCCCGCAGGTGTTGATCAATGTGCGCTTTGGCGCAAGCAAGGTCGACCCACTGGAGCACCCTGCCGTGAAAGAAGCCAGTGCCCGGGTAACCGAGGAAATGGGTGGGCGTGGGCGCGTGTTGTTGCGCAAGTCCGGTACAGAGCCATTGGTGCGTGTCATGGTCGAAGGCGACGATGAAAACCAGGTTCGCGCGCACGCTGAAGCCCTGGCAAAACTGGTAAGTGAAGTTTGCGTTTGA